In Propionispora vibrioides, the following proteins share a genomic window:
- the mdh gene encoding malate dehydrogenase, translating into MKITVVGAGNVGATCANVIVQQGLASELVLLDIKEGVAEGKAMDIMQTATTLGFNTRVIGSTGDYSKTAGSGVVVITSGIPRKPGMTREDLIGTNAGIVKGVADNILKYSPDAIIIVISNPMDTMTYLAYKALGLPKNRVIGMGGILDSSRFKYYLSQALDRPATDIQGFVIGGHGDTTMIPLTRFATYQGIPISTLLDAETLQKVAADTMVGGATLTKLLGTSAWYAPGASCGALVKAIVLDEKKIFPCCVALDGEYGQSDICMGVPVVLGKDGWESIVDYKLNAEEQAAFNKSAEAVHNMNNVLKDMKLI; encoded by the coding sequence ATGAAAATTACTGTAGTTGGTGCAGGTAACGTAGGCGCAACATGTGCAAACGTCATTGTACAGCAGGGATTAGCAAGCGAGCTTGTTCTATTGGACATCAAAGAAGGCGTAGCTGAAGGCAAAGCCATGGATATTATGCAAACGGCTACCACCCTGGGCTTCAACACCAGAGTAATTGGCAGTACTGGCGATTACAGCAAAACTGCTGGGTCGGGCGTAGTGGTAATTACTTCCGGTATTCCCCGTAAACCCGGCATGACCCGTGAAGACCTGATCGGTACTAACGCCGGTATTGTAAAAGGTGTAGCCGACAATATTCTGAAATATTCGCCTGACGCTATTATCATCGTAATCAGCAATCCGATGGATACCATGACCTATTTGGCGTATAAAGCACTGGGCCTGCCGAAAAACCGCGTAATTGGCATGGGCGGCATTCTCGACAGCTCCCGTTTCAAATATTATCTGAGCCAGGCACTTGACCGTCCGGCTACCGATATCCAAGGTTTTGTTATCGGCGGACACGGCGACACTACGATGATCCCGTTGACCCGTTTCGCTACTTATCAGGGTATTCCGATCTCCACTTTGCTGGACGCCGAAACCTTGCAGAAAGTGGCTGCCGACACCATGGTAGGCGGCGCTACGCTGACTAAGCTGTTAGGCACTTCCGCCTGGTATGCTCCCGGCGCATCCTGCGGCGCTTTGGTTAAAGCCATCGTGCTTGACGAAAAGAAAATTTTCCCTTGCTGCGTAGCTTTGGACGGCGAATACGGCCAAAGCGATATTTGCATGGGCGTACCGGTTGTTCTGGGTAAAGACGGCTGGGAATCCATTGTGGATTACAAACTGAACGCCGAAGAACAGGCTGCCTTCAATAAGAGCGCCGAAGCCGTTCACAATATGAACAATGTATTAAAGGATATGAAACTGATCTAA
- a CDS encoding heparan-alpha-glucosaminide N-acetyltransferase, giving the protein MVTPSARIREIDLLRALAIVLMTLFHAIFDAAEFYDANISYTSGIWYYTGKLSAILFLLTSGISVTLGSHSLKRGLTVLAAGLLVIAATYWFSPASFVIFGILQLIGTSMLTYPLLRRLSCPLLALLAIAAWLAGLSLQGVTTGSLYLLPFGVTPPFFASLDYYPLLPWYGFFVAGLLLGKVCYPARQPLFPHLPDQRLLTGLEWLGRHSLLTYLIHQPVLLLLFAVFMPLL; this is encoded by the coding sequence ATGGTTACACCTTCTGCTCGGATTCGTGAGATCGATCTTCTACGGGCCTTGGCTATTGTGCTGATGACCCTGTTTCACGCCATATTTGATGCGGCGGAATTTTACGATGCCAATATAAGCTACACCAGCGGCATTTGGTACTACACCGGCAAGCTGTCGGCCATTCTGTTCCTGCTGACCTCGGGCATCAGCGTCACCTTAGGATCCCATAGTTTGAAACGGGGTCTGACCGTACTGGCAGCCGGCCTGCTGGTCATTGCCGCCACCTATTGGTTTAGCCCTGCCAGCTTTGTCATTTTCGGCATCCTGCAGCTTATCGGGACAAGCATGCTGACCTATCCTCTGTTGCGGCGGCTTTCCTGCCCGCTCCTTGCGCTGCTGGCCATCGCTGCCTGGCTGGCCGGCCTCAGCCTGCAGGGCGTAACCACCGGCAGTCTTTATCTGCTGCCGTTTGGTGTCACACCGCCGTTCTTTGCCTCGCTGGACTATTATCCCCTGCTGCCCTGGTATGGCTTTTTTGTGGCCGGCTTGCTGCTGGGCAAAGTCTGTTATCCGGCGCGGCAACCGTTGTTTCCCCACTTGCCGGATCAACGCCTGCTGACCGGTCTGGAGTGGCTGGGACGTCACTCGCTCCTCACCTACTTGATCCACCAACCGGTTCTGTTACTCCTCTTTGCCGTCTTTATGCCGCTCCTGTAA
- a CDS encoding glycoside hydrolase family 26 protein yields MYTLFFRSRFLLLYACCLLLGLFTPLPALAEPAGTLYVINGLTSGEDTRQPGDDVKKIEPFSDSLYQYTDFANGFSLRYPSGMIADASLSAVRTLFTDGQTDILVFYDSLADKQSSAAELIEYGNRFRYNTADHRIETDKTLYINGRQVHLLKWTRRQLSRVAGDKNHYVSAEIVKNPYEVYTLLIKSAKPIENELELIQSVSLFPPQGHPGIYKRQSASTTPLNEETRAFLHTYFGPDSSFHWGVFEPSAPYNMTNLLRLEDSFGYRFPFVIRYQSLDENMPLQGLQNAYQHQTYVELTLQTLLQEAGVNALKLGASGQVNAGIVYDMLDGQYDDYLAEYARRLKEFNHPVLFRLNNEMNGDWCWYSAYYTGKDADLYIALWRYIQTVFANHGVDNVIWVWNPHDLSRPDFKWNHYLMYYPGDEYVDLIGLTGYNTGTYFPGERWREFKDIYTPLYSEYASLFNKPFLITEFGSNSVGGDKAAWIRGMFDHMADFPRIKAAIWWSGIDYDQLGQPGRIYLINETEEIIQVFRERLKEYEPKRQPPDQNPDHKESG; encoded by the coding sequence ATGTATACACTGTTTTTCCGGTCCCGTTTCCTGCTGCTTTACGCCTGCTGTTTACTGCTTGGGCTGTTTACGCCGCTCCCCGCCCTGGCTGAGCCGGCCGGAACTCTTTACGTGATCAATGGTCTGACCAGCGGCGAAGACACCCGCCAACCCGGCGACGATGTGAAAAAGATCGAGCCTTTCAGCGACAGCCTCTATCAATATACCGACTTTGCCAACGGCTTCAGCCTGCGCTATCCCTCCGGCATGATCGCCGACGCATCCCTGTCGGCTGTCCGCACCCTCTTTACCGACGGCCAGACCGACATCCTGGTGTTTTATGATTCACTGGCCGATAAACAGTCCTCAGCCGCCGAACTGATCGAATACGGCAACCGCTTCCGTTACAATACGGCCGATCACCGGATCGAAACCGATAAAACCCTGTACATAAACGGGCGCCAGGTTCATCTTCTCAAATGGACCCGCCGCCAGCTATCCCGCGTCGCCGGTGACAAGAACCATTATGTTTCGGCGGAAATCGTAAAAAATCCTTACGAAGTATACACCCTGCTCATCAAGTCGGCCAAGCCGATTGAAAATGAGCTGGAACTCATCCAAAGCGTCTCGCTGTTCCCGCCTCAGGGGCACCCCGGCATCTATAAGCGGCAAAGCGCCTCCACCACGCCTCTGAATGAGGAAACCCGTGCCTTCCTGCACACCTATTTCGGCCCGGACAGTTCCTTTCATTGGGGCGTGTTTGAACCCAGCGCCCCTTACAACATGACCAATCTGCTCCGGCTGGAAGATTCCTTTGGTTACCGCTTCCCCTTTGTCATCCGCTATCAGTCACTGGACGAGAACATGCCCCTGCAGGGCTTACAAAACGCCTACCAGCACCAGACCTATGTGGAGCTGACGCTGCAGACACTGCTGCAGGAGGCCGGGGTGAACGCGCTCAAGCTCGGCGCGTCCGGTCAGGTTAACGCCGGCATTGTCTATGATATGCTGGACGGCCAATATGACGACTACCTGGCGGAATATGCCCGGCGGCTAAAAGAGTTCAACCACCCGGTGCTGTTTAGACTGAACAATGAAATGAACGGCGACTGGTGCTGGTATTCGGCCTACTACACCGGGAAGGACGCCGATCTCTACATCGCGCTCTGGCGCTACATCCAAACGGTATTTGCCAATCACGGCGTGGACAATGTCATCTGGGTCTGGAATCCGCACGACCTGTCACGGCCGGATTTTAAGTGGAACCATTATCTCATGTATTATCCCGGCGACGAATATGTCGACCTGATCGGCCTGACCGGCTATAACACCGGTACCTATTTTCCGGGTGAACGGTGGCGGGAATTCAAAGACATCTATACGCCACTCTACAGCGAATATGCCTCCCTATTCAACAAGCCTTTCCTGATCACCGAATTTGGCTCCAATTCCGTCGGCGGCGACAAAGCGGCCTGGATCCGCGGCATGTTTGACCATATGGCCGATTTCCCCCGCATCAAGGCGGCCATTTGGTGGAGCGGCATTGATTACGATCAATTGGGACAGCCGGGGCGCATTTATCTGATTAATGAAACGGAAGAGATTATCCAGGTGTTCCGTGAGCGGCTGAAAGAGTATGAACCCAAGCGGCAGCCACCGGACCAAAACCCGGATCATAAAGAAAGCGGTTGA
- a CDS encoding response regulator, with the protein MKILIAEDDLASRKYLDKILSQYGECDLTVNGMEAVEAFLMAWDVGDPYDLICLDIMMPKVDGMRALQAIRDLEKQKGVAEADQTKIIMITALHDTEYVRNSFQKGCEAYAAKPVNTEKLIEVMRQLGLQV; encoded by the coding sequence ATGAAAATCTTGATTGCTGAAGACGATTTGGCCAGCCGCAAATATTTGGACAAAATATTATCGCAGTATGGTGAATGTGATCTGACGGTAAATGGCATGGAGGCGGTGGAAGCCTTCCTGATGGCCTGGGATGTGGGAGATCCCTATGACTTAATCTGCCTGGATATTATGATGCCCAAGGTGGATGGCATGAGAGCCCTGCAAGCTATCCGTGATTTAGAAAAGCAAAAAGGCGTAGCCGAGGCGGATCAGACCAAAATTATTATGATCACAGCCTTGCACGACACCGAGTACGTCCGTAATTCCTTCCAAAAAGGCTGTGAGGCGTATGCGGCAAAACCGGTAAATACGGAGAAGCTGATTGAAGTCATGAGGCAACTGGGACTGCAGGTATAA
- a CDS encoding PAS domain S-box protein, whose product MHRIRGRAVRPAKTQGGENMKNMEAVLASMGDGVIITDQHGQITFLNPAGELITGWSAQAAMGRHVDEILQIVHAETGLPVPSPVAEAARGSSGIGLPRDSVIIRRNGTRGYISATASLVKDAGYNQYGVVMLLRDIDRIRRTEKEVISKQRKLETIFNTVPVGMLILNEERRIEQINWEAMKKSRQDFAEIYDQPVGEFFQCVNNSHSPRGCGEGESCPICPMTRMLNKALLSGESSYGEEFPKMIKVDDVPTRVWWRVSAVPLFLGNRRCVLLIVEDITQYKLLQENLSKSRDFYLTLFENFPVLIWRAGINKTCDYFNRSWLQFTGGHSGGRTDCEWQDLVHSEDYLHRCQEFDSAFAVQRPFSLEYRLKRYDGEYRWVLEMGKPFYGLDGSFSGYIGSILDITERKAAERDMQEAKEAAERANRTKSQFLANMSHEIRTPLNGILGMIDLTLMTPLQPEQRDNMNIAKECANSLLHVINDVLDISKMEAGRLTVETIAFDLKELLRKTIPIHYSHARNKGLMMDYHIPETIPPFVKGDPHRLQQILNNLLSNAVKFTDNGQVTFCVQQRPATDGHIELEFRVTDTGIGIAREDVPALFQKFSQIDGSFTRKYGGSGLGLAISKQLTEIMGGRIGVESERGAGSTFYIVLPFAVAAGPAELPPAAIAVTAQDVVRILLVEDEAVNQSVITRMLRGRDYQVHVANNGLEALRQLSWVQPDLILMDVQMPGMDGLEATARIRQMEKPAGKHIPIIAVTAHALVGDRERFLAAGMDGYVAKPIQMENLFQAIESVILRQREREVVAALQHGSSEGADYHNPEQIREIMGKCIERLRQERAAAECNFSAIGELAHQVKNSAASLDAHGLKMTAFRLELLCRKEKQQEVNEGIAELEKGYMEFRRIHRWI is encoded by the coding sequence ATGCATCGAATCCGCGGCCGGGCTGTTCGCCCCGCGAAGACGCAAGGCGGTGAAAATATGAAAAATATGGAGGCTGTACTGGCCAGCATGGGTGACGGGGTGATTATTACCGATCAGCACGGTCAGATTACTTTTTTAAATCCGGCCGGGGAACTGATTACCGGCTGGTCGGCGCAAGCGGCCATGGGGCGGCATGTGGATGAAATTCTGCAAATTGTTCATGCCGAAACGGGCTTGCCGGTGCCCAGCCCGGTGGCTGAGGCTGCCCGAGGGTCCTCTGGCATTGGTCTGCCGCGGGATTCGGTCATCATCCGCCGCAACGGAACAAGGGGATATATTTCCGCTACCGCCTCGCTGGTCAAGGATGCAGGCTATAATCAGTACGGGGTAGTGATGCTGCTCCGGGACATCGACAGGATTAGACGGACGGAAAAAGAGGTGATCAGCAAACAGCGAAAGCTGGAGACCATTTTTAATACCGTGCCGGTGGGCATGCTAATTCTGAACGAAGAACGGCGCATCGAGCAGATTAACTGGGAGGCTATGAAAAAAAGCCGCCAGGACTTTGCCGAGATCTACGACCAGCCGGTGGGGGAATTTTTTCAATGTGTCAACAACTCTCATTCGCCCAGGGGTTGCGGCGAAGGTGAGAGTTGCCCCATCTGTCCGATGACCCGCATGCTGAATAAAGCCTTGCTGTCAGGCGAAAGCAGTTATGGGGAAGAGTTTCCCAAAATGATCAAGGTGGACGACGTTCCCACCCGAGTCTGGTGGCGGGTAAGCGCCGTACCGCTGTTTTTGGGCAACCGGCGGTGTGTGCTGCTGATCGTTGAGGATATTACCCAATATAAGCTGCTGCAGGAGAACCTGTCCAAATCGCGTGATTTTTATCTGACCCTGTTTGAAAATTTTCCGGTGCTCATTTGGCGGGCCGGTATCAATAAAACCTGCGACTACTTTAACCGGAGCTGGCTGCAGTTTACCGGCGGCCATAGCGGCGGGAGAACAGACTGTGAGTGGCAGGACCTGGTGCATAGCGAGGACTATTTGCATCGCTGCCAGGAATTTGACAGCGCCTTTGCTGTGCAACGGCCCTTTTCCCTGGAGTACCGGCTGAAGCGCTATGACGGAGAATATCGCTGGGTGTTGGAAATGGGTAAACCCTTTTATGGTCTGGATGGCAGTTTTTCCGGCTATATTGGCTCTATTTTGGATATCACCGAGCGTAAAGCGGCGGAGCGGGACATGCAGGAAGCCAAGGAGGCGGCCGAAAGAGCCAATCGCACCAAAAGCCAGTTTCTGGCCAATATGAGCCATGAGATCCGGACGCCGCTCAACGGCATTCTGGGGATGATTGATCTAACGTTGATGACGCCGCTACAGCCCGAACAGCGGGACAATATGAACATTGCCAAAGAATGCGCCAACTCCCTGCTTCATGTCATCAATGACGTACTGGATATCTCCAAGATGGAAGCCGGCCGTCTGACGGTGGAAACCATTGCTTTCGATCTGAAGGAACTCTTGCGCAAGACGATACCCATTCATTATTCCCATGCCCGAAATAAGGGTTTGATGATGGATTATCATATCCCGGAGACCATTCCGCCTTTTGTTAAGGGTGACCCGCACCGGTTGCAGCAGATTTTAAATAATCTTTTAAGCAATGCCGTCAAATTTACCGACAACGGTCAAGTAACCTTTTGTGTCCAGCAACGGCCGGCGACAGACGGACATATTGAACTGGAGTTCCGGGTGACCGATACGGGCATTGGGATTGCCCGGGAGGATGTTCCCGCTCTGTTTCAAAAGTTCAGCCAGATTGACGGGTCCTTTACCCGCAAATACGGCGGCAGTGGCTTGGGCCTGGCTATCTCCAAGCAATTGACTGAGATTATGGGCGGCCGGATTGGTGTGGAAAGTGAACGCGGGGCAGGCAGCACCTTTTATATTGTGTTGCCTTTTGCTGTAGCGGCCGGTCCGGCAGAGCTGCCGCCAGCGGCTATTGCCGTAACCGCGCAGGATGTAGTCCGTATCTTGCTGGTGGAAGATGAAGCGGTTAATCAGTCGGTCATTACCCGGATGCTCCGCGGCAGGGACTATCAAGTGCATGTCGCCAATAACGGCTTGGAGGCTTTGCGACAATTGTCCTGGGTACAACCGGATCTCATTCTGATGGATGTGCAAATGCCGGGCATGGACGGACTGGAAGCAACGGCAAGAATCCGCCAGATGGAAAAACCGGCAGGAAAGCATATCCCGATCATTGCAGTGACGGCCCATGCGCTGGTCGGGGACCGGGAGCGGTTTCTGGCGGCGGGAATGGACGGTTATGTCGCTAAGCCCATCCAGATGGAAAATTTGTTTCAGGCGATCGAATCGGTCATTCTAAGGCAGCGGGAACGGGAAGTGGTGGCCGCTCTGCAGCATGGCTCCAGCGAGGGGGCGGATTACCACAACCCGGAGCAAATCCGGGAGATTATGGGCAAATGTATTGAGCGGCTGCGCCAGGAGCGGGCCGCGGCGGAATGTAATTTCTCCGCCATCGGCGAATTGGCGCATCAGGTCAAGAACAGTGCCGCCAGTCTTGATGCCCACGGGTTAAAAATGACTGCCTTTCGGCTGGAGCTGCTTTGCCGGAAGGAGAAGCAGCAAGAGGTAAACGAGGGAATTGCCGAGCTGGAAAAGGGATATATGGAGTTTCGGAGGATACATAGATGGATTTAA
- a CDS encoding protein-glutamate methylesterase/protein-glutamine glutaminase, whose product MSILRKKIRVLVVDDSLVFRELIARGLALDSVIEVVATAADAYEARDKIIEFDPDVVTLDVEMPKMSGIDFLRRLMPQYPLPVVVISAVSDNVFEALNAGAVDFVTKPDMQNMRGLEALVNELVVKVKIASVAKVGHWKQRAAGAAIDSRNGADCRGVFIAIGSSTGGTEAVYSILQTMPADAPGILVVQHMPPRFTAMYADRLNNSCPMEVREAKNGDRIYPGLALIAPGDYHMRIKKTGTLYTVECRQEERVNGHCPSVDVLFESMAQVVKEKAVGVILTGMGYDGARGLLTMRRQGARTIGQNEQSSVVYGMPKAAHEIGAVEKQASLEDIPRLIYTLLGQMK is encoded by the coding sequence ATGTCGATCTTGCGCAAGAAAATAAGAGTGCTGGTAGTAGATGATTCTTTGGTTTTTCGCGAGCTGATTGCCAGAGGCCTGGCGCTGGACAGTGTCATTGAGGTGGTGGCTACGGCGGCCGATGCCTATGAAGCCCGGGATAAAATCATCGAGTTTGATCCTGACGTGGTAACGCTGGATGTGGAAATGCCCAAAATGAGCGGCATTGATTTCTTGCGGCGGCTGATGCCGCAATATCCCCTACCTGTTGTCGTCATCAGCGCCGTCAGCGATAACGTGTTTGAGGCACTCAATGCCGGAGCGGTTGATTTTGTGACGAAACCGGACATGCAGAATATGCGGGGCCTGGAAGCTCTGGTTAACGAGCTGGTTGTAAAGGTGAAAATTGCCTCGGTGGCAAAGGTGGGCCACTGGAAACAACGGGCGGCCGGTGCTGCCATAGACAGCCGGAATGGAGCGGACTGCCGCGGCGTGTTCATTGCCATTGGCTCATCCACCGGCGGGACAGAAGCGGTCTATAGTATTTTGCAGACCATGCCGGCCGACGCCCCAGGTATTTTGGTGGTGCAGCATATGCCGCCGCGGTTTACGGCCATGTATGCCGACAGGCTGAACAATTCCTGTCCTATGGAAGTGAGAGAGGCGAAAAACGGCGACCGGATTTATCCGGGACTGGCGCTGATTGCTCCCGGCGATTATCACATGCGCATTAAAAAGACAGGAACGTTATATACGGTAGAATGCCGCCAGGAAGAACGGGTCAATGGGCATTGCCCCTCGGTGGACGTGCTTTTTGAGAGTATGGCCCAGGTGGTTAAGGAGAAAGCGGTAGGGGTCATTTTGACCGGTATGGGCTATGATGGCGCCCGGGGTTTGCTGACTATGCGCCGGCAGGGGGCCAGGACCATCGGGCAAAACGAGCAATCCAGCGTAGTATACGGTATGCCCAAGGCGGCTCATGAAATCGGCGCCGTTGAGAAGCAGGCGTCCCTGGAGGATATTCCCCGGTTGATTTATACCCTGTTGGGGCAGATGAAATAA
- a CDS encoding CheR family methyltransferase has protein sequence MTDISDQEFQLIADFLKTHYGIHLGQEKRALVVGRLENVLKQRNLNSFSELYREVISDKSGQALAMLLNRLTTNHTYFMREVRHFEFFKATVLPYLAAAVADRDLRIWSAGCSSGEEPYTLAMILNDYFRGSGQPWDTKLLATDISTEVLEKAVQGIYPTESIAALPPSWQSAYFRRLDDERRVVADTIKNAVIYRVFNLKEAFPFKKKFHTIFCRNVMIYFGAAERAALLDKFYEYTEPGGYLFIGHSESINRSQTKYRYIMPAVYRKE, from the coding sequence ATGACGGATATATCCGATCAAGAGTTTCAATTGATCGCTGATTTTCTGAAAACCCATTACGGGATTCATTTGGGCCAGGAAAAACGGGCCCTGGTGGTAGGAAGACTGGAAAATGTGTTGAAACAAAGAAATTTAAACAGTTTTTCCGAACTGTACCGGGAAGTGATTTCCGATAAAAGCGGCCAAGCCCTGGCCATGCTGTTGAACCGGCTCACGACAAACCATACCTATTTTATGCGGGAGGTCAGGCATTTTGAATTTTTTAAGGCCACCGTGCTGCCCTATCTGGCTGCTGCCGTCGCCGACCGGGACCTGAGAATTTGGAGTGCCGGTTGTTCCAGCGGCGAGGAACCGTATACGCTGGCCATGATTCTGAACGATTACTTCCGGGGCAGCGGTCAACCGTGGGATACCAAGCTGCTGGCCACGGATATTTCCACCGAGGTTCTGGAAAAGGCCGTGCAGGGGATATATCCCACGGAAAGCATCGCCGCTTTGCCGCCAAGCTGGCAATCCGCCTATTTCCGCCGTCTCGACGACGAGCGGCGTGTGGTGGCGGATACGATAAAAAACGCCGTGATTTACCGGGTTTTCAATCTGAAAGAAGCCTTCCCGTTTAAGAAAAAGTTTCATACTATCTTCTGCCGCAATGTGATGATCTACTTTGGGGCTGCCGAGCGAGCGGCCTTACTTGACAAGTTTTATGAGTATACCGAACCGGGAGGCTATTTATTTATCGGGCATTCGGAATCCATCAACCGTAGCCAGACAAAGTACAGGTACATTATGCCGGCAGTCTACAGAAAGGAATAG